CTGTGTTTATAAAGACAATTGGCATGTCAATCTACTTTTCCCATCtgttataatttttgtaaaaacaaAGCTATCTTATCTACggcctttaatattttatttagttgcgctgTGCAAGATGTTCTAAGTATGTGTCCGTTTTCGTCAGTGCAAGGTGTTGAAAGTATGTGTCCAAATCTGATCTACACCAATGTGGGTAATGTCCGCAGAACCTATCTACGTATAGATGACTATCTGCCCCAAACCCAAACAGAGGCACAAAACGGATACTACAGCCCCAATAGTGTCAGTGTAAAAAGGTGTTAACGTGTAATGTGTGACTCTTTTACAAGCGCCcccttagattgtattatattattggtattctgtctttaatggaatGGCCAGCACAGTAACCAGATCTCAGTCCTATTCAGTTGTTGCGGTAGCAGCTTCACTTTATTGTGCATAAGAAgcgcccatcaagccaatccaacttgtgggcagtgcttcaggaagcatggggtgaaatccCTTCAGATTACCGTAACATATTGACAACTGGATGCCAAAGGTCTgtaaggctgtaattgctgcacatggaggattccttgacgaaagcaaagtttgaaggacacaattattatttcacttaatattcattatttctaaccttgtcaatgactatatttcctattcaaactaatTTCATGTGTGTTTTCTGGGCAATAAGGAAATatctaagtgaccccaaacattTGAATGCCAGTGTACatctatacatagacacacacctatactcacacgtacatctatacatatacacacacacacacctatactcacacgaacatctatatataaacacacctatactcacacgtacatctatacatacacacctatactcacacgtacatctatatataaacacacctatactcacacgtacatctatacatgcacacacacctatactcacacgtacatctatacatatacacacacacctatactcacacgtacatctatatataaacacacctatactcacacgtacatctatacatacacacctatactcacacgtacatctatacatacacacctatactcacacgtacatctatacatatacacacctatactcacacgtacatctatatataaacacacctatactcacacgtacatctatacatgcacacacacctatactcacacgtacatctatacatatacacacacacctatactcacacgtacatctatatataaacacacctatactcacacatacatctatacatgcacacacacctatactcacacgtacatctatacatacacacctatactcaCACGTACATCTATACATAGACACACCTATACTCACACGTACATCTATACATAGAcacacctatactcacacatacatctatacatatacacacctatactcacacgtacatctatacatatacacacacacctatactcacacatacatctatacatatacacacacacctatactcacacgtacatctatacatacacacctatactcacacgtacatctatacatatacacacacacctatactcacacgtacatctatacatacacacctatactcacacgtacatctatacatgcacacacacctatactcacacgtacatctatacatatacacacacacctatactcacacgtacatctatacatacacacctatactcacacgtacatctatacatgcacacacacctatactcacacgtacatctatacatatacacacacacctatactcacacgtacatctatacatacacacctatactcacacgtacatctatacatgcacacacacctatactcacacgtacatctatacatgcatacacacctaTACTCACACGTACATCTATACATAGAcacacctatactcacacatacatctatacatagacacacctatactcacacatacatctatacatagacacacctatactcacacatacatctatacatagacacacctatactcacacatacatctatacatagacacacctatactcacacatacatctatacatagacacacctatactcacacatacatctatacatagacACACCTATACTCACACGTACATCTATACATAGACACACCTATACTCACACGTACATCTATACATAGACACACCTATACTCACAcgtacatctatacatatacacacacacctatactcacacgtacatctatacatagacacacacctatactcacacgtacatctatacatacacacacacctatactcacacgtacatctatatacacacacacctatactcacacgtacatctatacatagacacacacctatactcacacgtacatctatacatagacacacacacctacactcacacgtacatctatacatatacacacacacctatactcacacgtacatctatatataaacacacctatactcacacgtacatctatacatacacacacacacacacacctatactcaCACGTACATCTATACCTATACTCACAcgtacatctatacatatacacacacctacactcacacatacatctatacatatacacacacacacctatactcacacgtagatctatacatatacacacacacctacactcacacgtacatctatacatatacacacacacctacactcacacgtacatctatacatatatacacacacctatacttacacattatatatatatatatatatatatatatatacacacacacctctatacttGCTTATATACATCCTTACATATACGACTTTGAGGGTGATgtggcatatctgtaaaaagctaactagaaaatgtcacatctctttttaaaaaaaaaaatactcagacCTCAAaagcagttatccttcagctactctttttactgtcTTCTGCACGGTGGAACAAAAACAGCCCATCAGTTTCATAAGTGCAaaagtcacactttgctttacagtGATCTCAAGGGATTTCACTATAACCTcaaaatattttatagtaaacttcattaaactgagGAGGTAAATAACAGATGAACACTTTTttgtaagtcctgggactagcatcctgattggctgcttaaagtccctttacaataggaaTAGGGTACTGAGGACATTTCAACGTAAAATGTGttctttttacatacagatgttcaggtgatattttctaaaaaGTATATGGAAagataaattggaaagatgttgaaaatgttattctctatctgaatcatgaaagaaaaagtttgggtttcatgtccctttttattgAAACAAAAGTGTTTAATTGGCTtaaagggctcgacaaacccaggagccattggctcctagaattttaaacCTGGCTCTTAACTTTTTTTTGGGTTATACTCcatatatctatacacaaataccactgtctggctcctaaatattcttactggctcccaatttttaaacagatttgtcaacccctggaAGAGATTACGAGATAATAAACTACCAAACAATTAACGTTTTGCTATCAAAATAACAAAACCAGTAGTGAGTGGAATTTGGCTGTTAAGAAACAATGGCAACAAACACAATTTTAttacattcaaaacattttcaaacccACCAACTGTGtgaatatagatatttatataacatgtttagttataaataatgaaactactttattttgccccattttcacataatttagctctgaacattAAGCAATTATGAGTTTAAATTCATCTGGTGGCTTCTCagggctaaccttgctacatataaaTCTCTAATTGACTTTATCAAATAACAACTACAACATTTTTTACtaaatactaactttatgacagtaacaagccttgttgtctgcagactaaagcccagattggctccttcaaattagGTAAATGGTGGGTAAGGCTATTGAAAAACTACTAGGCCTGTGCATTCTGAAGAAATccggtgttctatcgagaactccaatctgatgtcacttccggtgaatcCATATATCTGATCCGtatccagtgagtgacaggacTCGCAaacaatcagatgggcactgtaatcgcctatctacagtatctattttgcctccgcctggggggttctaggggggcaaagcccccttgtaaacctcattccccaaggtttatttggggtgtatgccagaggatagGCTGtgcgccccccagacagaggcaaaacaaatATTAACATAGAAGACTtaccagaagtgacgtcagattggagttttcgaggaattggagttctcgacagaacaccgactccgaaaagagctgaatgccgtgaGCGGCCCCCTTCTTCCACATTCATAGACATCCGAAACCTCTGCATGAACAggcctaaaaataactaaagtaaaaAGGaacttaatttgttttaaaaacattaagacttggttgatatgttattctatagcagtgacggcgaaccttggcacttcagatgtttcagaactacattttccatgatgctcgacttttgagtgcctaagcatcatggaaaatgtagttctgaaacatctggagtgccaaagttCATCATCACTGttctatagcaatacaacagaaatgtcttgtaattacaaaagttgttaaaattgataATAAACTCCATGTTTGTTGGTAGAAGATCAGAGATCTGCAAACATGGCCCTCCAGAAGTTTTGGAActccatttcccatgatgctcagccagctgatatgctggcagagcatcatgggaaatgtagttccaaaacctctggagggccatgtTTGATGATGCCTGGAACATCCAGCAAGATAAAAAGTTTAAATTAGGAAACAGGatttcgtttttttttcttttaaaaactttattacatTGTCAAATACTCTGTTTTATAGACACAgcaaagaatgtccctttaaatcaggtagGCCACACCGAGTATTAGGGCATGAGGCTTATTTGTGGATTCCATAGAAAATGGACCATTGAATATCATAGGATAATTTACAAAtacttaataaaaagacaatgcaatagaactcaCTGAGTTTCAAATTAGTTTTTCTGTCAAGTTGCAaagttaaaaggaacattaaacactaaataaataattgataGAATGATGAATTCAGAGCAcaaattagcctgagaataatatatacagggattttttaaaattatattagttgtttaaataatgaaaaaaataagagTAACATTCTAATGTCCATATAGCAATGGGggtcgccatattgtaacttaggtttatttttctgctaaggccaataaAATCGTGTAGCTTGTTGTATGGGCATATCCTGACTCATGCAGGATTCACTCTACCGTGTCAATTTCCATGATTTCATTACAGGAAAACCAAGcacaataaatatatgttttttaaatgtcactATTTATAACTAAGccattttattttgaattaaagggacattctagccaaaaataaacttttatgatttagatagctagggcatatcattttaagcaactttccaatttacctttatcaacaattttgctttgttcttttggtattcttagttgaaagctaaagctaggtaggttcatatgctaatttcttagcccttgaagatcgcctattatctgaatgcattttgacagtttttcaccactagagggcgttagtttatgtgtgccatatagataacattgtgctcatgcacgtgaagtgacctaggagtcagcactgattggctaaaatgcaagtctgtcaaaataactgagataagcgggcagtctgcagaggcttagatacaagataatcacagagataaaaactaGGGaaagtgtaataaagggattatctatcttttaaaacaataactattctggtgtagactgccctttAAATAGTGAATATATTGTCCCATTAATAGGCTATGTTTTGAGAAAGGGTTATTCCATGCTAGACTAATATTTATCTTTTCAGGTGTATGGGGCCTTCTGTGCTAAAGATAAAATGTATTAGAGAACAGTTTGTATATATCTTGTACAAGCAATTTACACTCATATGTGTACTTTTTGGATACATTTGTAATTGTATTCTTTGATTATGAGCTATTTCAGAGAGCGAAACGAGTAAGTAATTTGAGCAgcctttgtgtaaaaaaaaaaaaaaaaaaaaggtgaaaaataaaTTAGTTTTGATTTTAACTTTTATGCAACAGTGCGTTCATTTTAATTTCTTTGGGCGCGCACCTTCACTCATACATGTTTAGCTTGGTGCATCATCAGCGTTGTCCTACGAGTGTAGGCTTTTCCACATTTCTGACAAACATGCGGTTTTGCTCCTGTGTGAACAATTTGGTGCCGTACCAAGCTGCAGTTTTGGGCGAAAGCTCTTCCACATTGCTGGCAAATAAATGgtctttctcctgtatgaattctgTTATGTGTGATTAGTGATGATACGTTAGGAAAGCCTTTCCCACATTCATGACAAACATATGTTTTTTCTCCTGTAGAAGGCAAAACCTGAGAACCATATTGCCTATTTCCTCTATGGACTTGCTGATGTTTAAGCATTGACGACCTGGCACTAAATCCCTGTCCACAAACCCTACAGacaaatgctttctcccctgtatgaattccTTGGTGTGACTTGAAGGAAAATGCTTTGCCGAATTTCTGGTAAAGATGCGTGTTCCGTCCCGTATGACTTATCTGTTTTGTAACCAGATTTGATTTGGCTGAAGAAACTTTTGCACATTCCTGGCAAACACCATTTTTGGCAAAATGTGGATTTTGTGAGTTATCGTAGAAACCCTTCCCACATTTTTGACAAATATATTGCTTCCCTTCTGTCTGTGATACCAGATAAGAGTCGCAAGATGAGTCTGTGTTAACATATTTAGTACAGTCTGCCAATTCATTTTTAACATTGTGGGGATGAAATTTTACACCCTTGCTATTGTGGGCAAAATTATTATTTAAACCACATAATTTTTGTTCACATTCAGAAGACATAAATAAAGATTCAAAATTTCCTTCAGTACATAATATTGGTTCTACAGATGAGTAATTAGACACTGTTCCTTGACTGTGCTGTGTAGTGTAACTGCTGTTAGCGTCCCTTGTCCCCTGTAATGAATCAACCTCCATGATTTCATCAAATGATTCATCTGTTGAAAATTAAAAGCGACATGAAACTttgggcttgtgaaataaaaaaaacttaattagatatgatttattttgtaaaatagctCTAAAGAGgctaaaaagcaaattctgtaacctagatttccttcaaaatgctgcaaaactGTCTAAACCAACTACGTACaagacagtgattgcttagagaaATAGGCAaacttattaaaggaacatgaaaccaagaTATTTAATTGATTCAGATAGAAGGATACAAGTTTAATAAagtttcatatttattactattatcaattttactttattctcaaggtattttttgttgaagagatgcctaggtaggtagtgtgcagttttgggaaattagcatatgagcctacctacctaggtttaaatttcaacaaagaataacaaacgaacaaagcaaatttgatgataaaagtaaacagggacagtctagtccaaaatcaaatttcatgattcagatagagcatgtcattttaaacaacttatcaatttacttttatcaccaattttgctttgttctctttgtattcttagttgaaagctaaacctaggaggttcatatgctaattttttagactttgaaggtcgcctctaaggTTAAagcattttgagtttttcaccactagagggtgttagttcatgtgagtcatatagataacactgtgctcacgtacgtggagttacctaggagtaagcactgattggctaaaatgcaagtctgtcaaaagaactgaaataaaggggcagtctgcagagacttagataaaaggtaatcacagaggtaaaaagtgtattaatacaacagtgttggttatgcaaaactggggaatgggtaataaagggattatctatcttttaagacaataaaaaatctggtgtagacagtccctttaatatttgctTATATGTTAGCTGGGTGGTGTGTTCATTAAGGGTTTGATTAGAAGtgtagtgctaatttattgcgctccCCCAAATGTGtgcaattagcgctcataaaattaaccagagatcggctctctggttaattttaaaaaatgtccacCAATGggtcgctgcacgacttacccccttcgctgcactacattctcatgctgtgtctgacgacatgagaacgaggctcccattggagcttatggaagcgtgcTTACGTGAGTGCAATGCTTTCCATGCACGTACACATTgcatctcacttgtaataccacatttgtgtgcgctgttattactaaattaagcacaaatatcgctttcgcggaagtgatattttgcgctcaataTGTAATCTGGTACTAAATATCAATTAAATATAATTCTGCACGTAGCACCTTAACATTTCCC
The nucleotide sequence above comes from Bombina bombina isolate aBomBom1 chromosome 7, aBomBom1.pri, whole genome shotgun sequence. Encoded proteins:
- the LOC128667113 gene encoding zinc finger protein ZFP2 isoform X1 yields the protein MNKHKKQMAERFLNHALGVIYLLTGEKYTIVKENSSHSSVHRLTGEVPVTFDDVAVYFSMEEWDYIEGHEEFYKDAMMKKRQKLSAAEFPSHKSPGHSDNNLDTESIVEEVADEKPGKTIPQVETQTDVFVGDDNDEIEIILNTEQTDLCITHQMGAVEQRDLDNIGPVEENAKNMLNGAQTEEPRVRRHLKVPEQKVCSNIHSDTTKTEIILNTEQSDDLCVKSQLDTPEQEVCDSISIGEQLTGIHHHERIHSGEPVFTGKHEQEEKIIQLEEIHSEPYSDESFDEIMEVDSLQGTRDANSSYTTQHSQGTVSNYSSVEPILCTEGNFESLFMSSECEQKLCGLNNNFAHNSKGVKFHPHNVKNELADCTKYVNTDSSCDSYLVSQTEGKQYICQKCGKGFYDNSQNPHFAKNGVCQECAKVSSAKSNLVTKQISHTGRNTHLYQKFGKAFSFKSHQGIHTGEKAFVCRVCGQGFSARSSMLKHQQVHRGNRQYGSQVLPSTGEKTYVCHECGKGFPNVSSLITHNRIHTGERPFICQQCGRAFAQNCSLVRHQIVHTGAKPHVCQKCGKAYTRRTTLMMHQAKHV
- the LOC128667113 gene encoding zinc finger protein 41 isoform X2; amino-acid sequence: MNKHKKQMAERFLNHALGVIYLLTGEKYTIVKENSSHSSVHRLTGEVPVTFDDVAVYFSMEEWDYIEGHEEFYKDAMMKKRQKLSAAEFPSHKSPGHSDNNLDTESIVEEVADEKPGKTIPQVETQTDVFVGDDNDEIEIILNTEQTDLCITHQMGAVEQRDLDNIGPVEENAKNMLNGAQTEEPRVRRHLKVPEQKVCSNIHSDTTKTEIILNTEQSDDLCVKSQLDTPEQEVCDSISIELTGIHHHERIHSGEPVFTGKHEQEEKIIQLEEIHSEPYSDESFDEIMEVDSLQGTRDANSSYTTQHSQGTVSNYSSVEPILCTEGNFESLFMSSECEQKLCGLNNNFAHNSKGVKFHPHNVKNELADCTKYVNTDSSCDSYLVSQTEGKQYICQKCGKGFYDNSQNPHFAKNGVCQECAKVSSAKSNLVTKQISHTGRNTHLYQKFGKAFSFKSHQGIHTGEKAFVCRVCGQGFSARSSMLKHQQVHRGNRQYGSQVLPSTGEKTYVCHECGKGFPNVSSLITHNRIHTGERPFICQQCGRAFAQNCSLVRHQIVHTGAKPHVCQKCGKAYTRRTTLMMHQAKHV